Proteins encoded in a region of the Nicotiana tomentosiformis chromosome 9, ASM39032v3, whole genome shotgun sequence genome:
- the LOC108945821 gene encoding uncharacterized protein produces MGGKSSPTMFCLVLAFLLYASALQLMANEEVKSTKLNVLQLPVSKDLDAEKVDEFVQLVATRYGPFYFSRPRKLGFCMYTKCCKTDSDCIGATCGPKCYPGAFECSVFSPHGTCGP; encoded by the exons ATGGGTGGAAAGAGTTCTCCAACGATGTTTTGTTTGGTTCTAGCCTTCTTACTTTATGCATCTG CTCTACAACTTATGGCAAATGAGGAGGTCAAGTCAACTAAGTTGAATGTTTTACAACTTCCGGTATCAAAAGACCTTGACGCCGAAAAAGTTGATGAATTTGTTCAACTGGTTGCGACTCGTTATG GACCCTTCTATTTTAGTCGTCCTAGAAAACTTGGATTTTGTATGTACACTAAGTGTTGTAAGACTGACAGCGACTGTATTGGTGCAACTTGTGGCCCCAAGTGTTACCCTGGTGCCTTTGAGTGTTCCGTTTTCAGCCCCCATGGCACCTGTGGTccataa